In Vitis vinifera cultivar Pinot Noir 40024 chromosome 11, ASM3070453v1, a genomic segment contains:
- the LOC100254378 gene encoding kinesin-like protein NACK2 — translation MKMMVGTPATPFSKIQRTPLSTPGGPKVCEEKIRVTVRVRPLNRKEQAMYDLIAWDCTDENTIVFKNPNHERPTAPYTFDKVFGPTCSNLMVYEEGAKDVALSVLTGINATIFAYGQTSSGKTFTMRGITDNAVKDIYEHIKNTTERDIVLKLSALEIYNETVVDLLNRESGSLRLLDDPEKGTIVEKLVEEVVKDSQHLRHLICICEAQRQVGETALNDKSSRSHQIIRLTIESSLRDNSGCVKSFIASLNLVDLAGSERASQTNADGTRLKEGSHINRSLLTLTTVIRKLSGGKRIDHIPYRDSKLTRILRPSLGGNARTAIICTVSPGLSHVEQSRNTLSFATSAKEVTNTAQINMVVPDKKLVKHLQKEVARLEAELRSPEPSSSACIRTLLMEKDLKIQQMEKDMKELKRQRDYAQSQLEVERKSRKEHEGSHQVVKCLSFPDENESFSGRPTPKTRRKVAVGRPAMVRQSATSTDPSMLVHEIRKLELQQRQLGEEANRALEVLHKEVVSHRLGSQDAVVSIAKMLSEIKDMQVVRSIPEDIMLQDKANLKEEITRLNSQGSTIESLERKLENVQKSIDKLVFSFPSTEKTPEPKAQSKKKKVHPFALSNNGTMPNLIRSPCSPMSSRKVMECEVENRAPEHNNIVSGGGDALPGLYKATSPRSDQSGNCISREGTPVSQRSNSVNVKKMQRMFKNAAEENIQSIRAYVTELKERVAKLQYQKQLLVCQVLELETNEPATEETDMIDHSPVSWHLMFESQRKQIIMLWYLCHVSIIHRTQFFLLFKGDPADQIYMEVELRRLTWLEQHLAELGNASPALLGDEPASFVSSSIKALKQEREYLAKRVSSKLTEEEREMLYIKWEIPAVGKQRRLQLVNKLWTDPHNMEHIKESAEIVAKLVGFCESGEHVSKEMFELNFVSHSDRKPWMGWNLISNLLHL, via the exons ATGAAGATGATGGTTGGGACACCAGCCACTCCATTCTCTAAGATACAGAGGACCCCGTTGTCTACTCCGGGTGGTCCAAAAGTTTGTGAGGAGAAGATACGTGTCACAGTTCGAGTGAGGCCACTGAACCGGAAAGAACAAGCAATGTATGATCTCATTGCTTGGGATTGCACAGATGAAAACACCATTGTTTTCAAGAACCCAAATCATGAGCGACCAACAGCCCCATACACCTTTG ATAAAGTTTTTGGTCCAACCTGCTCCAATTTGATGGTGTATGAAGAAGGAGCTAAGGATGTTGCTCTATCTGTACTAACTGGAATTAATG CGACAATTTTTGCATATGGTCAGACTAGTAGTGGTAAGACATTTACCATGAGAGGAATAACTGACAATGCTGTAAAGGACATTTATGAACATATCAAGAAT ACTACAGAGAGGGATATTGTTTTGAAACTATCAGCTTTGGAGATCTATAATGAGACTGTTGTGGACCTCTTAAATCGTGAATCTGGCTCCCTTCGGCTTCTGGATGATCCTGAG AAAGGGACAATTGTGGAAAAATTAGTCGAGGAGGTTGTTAAGGATAGTCAGCATCTAAGACACTTGATCTGTATTTGTGAAG CTCAAAGGCAAGTAGGAGAAACTGCTTTGAACGACAAAAGCTCGAGATCACATCAGATAATCAGGCTG ACCATAGAGAGTAGTCTCCGAGACAATTCAGGGTGTGTGAAATCTTTCATAGCAAGTCTG AATCTTGTGGACCTTGCTGGAAGTGAGCGTGCCTCCCAAACAAATGCAGATGGAACAAGATTGAAAGAAGGCAGTCACATTAACCGCAGCTTGTTAACACTCACAACAGTGATTAGAAAGCTAAG TGGTGGAAAAAGGATCGATCATATACCATACAGAGATTCAAAACTTACACGAATATTACGGCCTTCACTTGGAGGAAATGCTCGAACAGCAATAATATGCACTGTGAGTCCAGGATTAAGTCATGTAGAGCAATCAAGGAACACGCTCTCATTTGCAACTAGTGCAAAGGAAGTTACCAACACTGCTCAAATAAACATG gTTGTACCAGACAAGAAATTAGTAAAGCATTTACAAAAGGAGGTTGCCCGACTTGAAGCTGAGCTACGAAGTCCAGAACCTTCTTCCTCTGCATGTATAAGAACTTTACTGATGGAGAAGGACTTGAAAATCCAGCAG ATGGAGAAGGATATGAAAGAGTTGAAGCGCCAACGAGACTATGCTCAATCCCAACTTGAAGTAGAAAGAAAGTCACGGAAAGAGCACGAG GGTTCTCATCAAGTAGTCAAGTGTCTTTCCTTTCCGGACGAAAATGAATCATTTTCAGGTAGACCTACTCCAAAGACTAGGCGAAAAGTTGCAGTTGGGAGGCCAGCAATGGTGAGGCAGTCAGCTACCTCCACAGATCCATCCATGCTTGTGCATGAAATCCGAAAGCTTGAGCTGCAGCAGAGGCAGCTTGGCGAAGAAGCAAATCGAGCACTTGAAGTTCTTCACAAGGAGGTTGTTTCTCACAGACTAGGGAGTCAAGATGCTGTTGTATCCATAGCTAAAATGTTATCAGAAATAAAGGACATGCAAGTAGTTAGGTCCATTCCAGAAGATATCATGCTTCAAGACAAGGCCAACTTGAAAGAAGAGATCACTCGTTTGAACTCTCAAGGAAGCACTATTGAATCTCTAGAAAGGAAGCTTGAGAATGTTCAGAAATCAATAGACAAACTAGTGTTTTCTTTTCCTAGCACTGAGAAGACTCCAGAACCCAAGGCCCAATCGAAGAAGAAGAAAGTCCATCCATTTGCCTTGAGCAACAATGGGACCATGCCAAACTTAATACGCTCCCCGTGCTCACCTATGTCCTCTCGAAAGGTAATGGAATGTGAGGTTGAAAACAGGGCACCAGAGCATAATAATATTGTGTCTGGAGGTGGTGATGCATTACCTGGTCTGTATAAAGCTACCTCACCAAGGAGTGATCAAAGTGGCAACTGTATCTCAAGGGAGGGCACTCCTGTCTCACAGAGATCGAATTCAGTTAATGtgaagaaaatgcaaagaatgTTCAAGAATGCAGCTGAGGAGAACATACAGAGCATTAGAGCTTATGTTACTGAGTTAAAAGAACGGGTGGCAAAGCTACAATACCAAAAGCAGCTCTTGGTTTGCCAG GTATTGGAGCTGGAGACAAACGAGCCTGCAACTGAGGAGACAGATATGATTGATCATTCTCCTGTGTCATGGCACTTGATGTTTGAGAGCCAAAGAAAGCAAATTATCATGTTATGGTATTTGTGCCATGTTTCAATCATACATCGTACACAGTTCTTTTTGCTATTTAAGGGAGATCCTGCTGATCAGATATACATGGAAGTTGAGCTTAGAAGGTTGACTTGGTTGGAGCAGCACTTGGCAGAGCTTGGCAATGCTAGCCCAGCACTCTTGGGTGATGAACCTGCTAGCTTTGTTTCATCAAG CATCAAGGCTCTTAAGCAAGAGAGAGAATATCTAGCCAAGAGGGTGAGTTCAAAACtaacagaagaagaaagagagatgCTGTACATAAAATGGGAGATACCAGCAGTAGGAAAACAGAGGAGGCTGCAGCTGGTGAACAAATTGTGGACAGACCCTCACAACATGGAACATATTAAAGAAAGTGCAGAAATTGTTGCAAAGCTTGTTGGGTTCTGTGAATCTGGTGAGCATGTTTCCAAGGAGATGTTTGAACTTAATTTTGTTTCCCACTCTGACAGGAAGCCATGGATGGGCTGGAATTTGATATCAAACCTCCTGCATCTGTGA